The segment ATACGGTCATGCGAAAGCTTCGCAGCTTCCCGGCTAATAGCAGATGCAGGTTCAAAAAACAGTATAATTTCATCAGCCAAATCATTGACAGGTTTGGCAGATGTTTTCAAGAAGATTTCTTCTGGTGGATTTGGATTTTGTCCAGGCGGGTTTGTACCAATAAGAATAGTATGGGTAATCATTTGCGGATACCGTACAGAAAATGTTTGTGCAACAGTGCCGCCATAAGACCAGCCACCTATAATGAATTTGTCAAGCTTTAAGAAATCAGCAAGATCTTTCACATCTTCAGCCACCTCAGCAATAACTGTTGGTAATTCTCCTGATGATAGACCGATGCCGCTGTAATCAAAAATGATCACACGAAATTCTTTGGCTAATTGATCAAGAAAAGCAGGATCCCATGAGTCCAACACACCACGAAAGCGGTTGCAAAAAATCATTGGATCGCCATGGCCAATGGACCGGTATGCTATTTTTTTTCCAGCAACTGTTGCATACTCAGTTGGTGCAGCTAACGAACTGGGGGGTATTCTTTTATCGGGAGATTCTTTCACAACAGTGTCTTTTATTTCTGGTGTTGAATTACAATTAAGTAGTAAGGCAGACATAGCAGATGCAAGGAGTATTGCTTTTGCAGTGTTAAAAATTATTTTCATGTTGCGCATTTTATTTTTTTATTTATTCATAATTCTGGTGATAAAACTTCAATATTCTTGTGTAAAATTAATTTCAGCGTTTTCCATAGGCAATGTATGTATGCTGTGAACATGTATATAAATCAGCCTGAGGTTTATTGTTTTTCCTTTTTTTAATTGGTTGCATATTTAAATTGCAGTAAATTAATTGGGGCTGCTTATGCTTTTATATTTTTGTTTTGATTGCGTTTGACAGGTTGGGTTTATTTAAAAGACATGTAACCGGCATGACATTGGGTATGGTTAGTATTGT is part of the Lacibacter sediminis genome and harbors:
- a CDS encoding alpha/beta fold hydrolase, whose product is MKIIFNTAKAILLASAMSALLLNCNSTPEIKDTVVKESPDKRIPPSSLAAPTEYATVAGKKIAYRSIGHGDPMIFCNRFRGVLDSWDPAFLDQLAKEFRVIIFDYSGIGLSSGELPTVIAEVAEDVKDLADFLKLDKFIIGGWSYGGTVAQTFSVRYPQMITHTILIGTNPPGQNPNPPEEIFLKTSAKPVNDLADEIILFFEPASAISREAAKLSHDRIAQRVNDKDIPVPVEKFARYFMGIADYAKDTMNAREKLGKLSTPLLCLSGDHDCVCPVENWYPLTRKMRNLQIIMLPDAGHGPQHQYVDLSVKYISDFINHTTVKK